Proteins encoded together in one Octopus bimaculoides isolate UCB-OBI-ISO-001 chromosome 24, ASM119413v2, whole genome shotgun sequence window:
- the LOC106883397 gene encoding TBC1 domain family member 25 codes for MAGYYGLENKEVIRIKVKKCDGLVQPEYKKFSIDPQITSFEMLQGILAKAFNIKSDFSTSYLAKASDGQKIYLSMLSDWDMDAACQCASEPYLKLKVDLKPFEEGLEDWDIITPGDIPQLKVTASMFEKNSFLGALTGSITSHVEKTLSQVQKVMGFKSYEDNAVKALKPAMTDMEFHNYLDGDGHLIRPQELRLSIYQGGIEPSLRKVVWRHLLNIFPDNMSGKERYDYLKRKEQEYYKVRKQWKAHLETDTASDEIKNIISVVKKDVLRTDRTYKFYAGSDDSNNILSLIHILVTYAVTHPDISYCQGMSDLASPLLVVQKDESHAYLCFCGLMKHMKINFHPSGQAMKIKLQHLSLLLQLYDPLFYTYLCESSPNHLFCFRWLLLELKREFPLDDALYMLEVMWSTLPPDPPAVELELTDPHYSPSLISSSPSSPTLNFPQSMYANFLALRLKDAAKARNVAHSNSYDSDKTTDAESNVRLNGVKKSSNCINIQINQHDVSPMEESYSGGDFPAMEDATAKMMQARSSSIDKSLCSSPPPQSHGGSDDVFAFESSSSSGKSKLSVGSINPCHKTDSGGIKDSGSFEDTQFHLSLENVEKFQTTEPSSSFHSPVSEVPKTKTKVKHKPAQLSLNVAKPMVTPTSPNCDKSHTEDADYVDATDSENGTPTSFGQQCPQFRSTVKTPSPGNQPPLPLSLPLTLPPPPLPLPPSQMKKVHTNDSILSTSSSSVASSQMVTPSESPASGDTSHLPTVPCSLQALQHPDIPPLPLPPSNISTSSSSLSSPPYPPPADSASTHSSFDASSPSQLAVNGSTGVTTTISNPASSPTNITNTNTITTATTTTPVNENATLDRSQKLPPPQDFGAGNPFLMFLCLTILLQHRDLIINKKLECEEIDMYFQRLTRKQNVHKVLHQARTLYTEYLRNQQKLDEEFKSIEDSLSI; via the exons AAATGCGATGGACTTGTGCAGCCTGAATACAAGAAATTCTCCATTGATCCACAGATCACATCTTTTGAGATGTTACAAGGAATTCTGGCAAAAGCATTTAATATCAAAAG TGATTTTTCTACCAGTTACTTGGCTAAAGCTTCTGATGGCCAGAAAATTTATCTCAGCATGTTGTCTGATTGGGATATGGATGCGGCTTGCCAGTGTGCTTCAGAACCATATCTTAAGCTTAAAGTTGACCTGAAGCCATTTGAGGAAG gtCTTGAAGATTGGGACATCATAACCCCAGGGGATATCCCTCAGCTGAAAGTTACAGCAAGCATGTTTGAGAAGAACTCCTTCCTTGGTGCCTTGACTGGTAGCATCACAAGCCATGTAGAGAAGACTTTATCGCAGGTTCAAAAAGTCATGG GTTTTAAATCTTACGAAGATAATGCTGTGAAAGCATTGAAACCAGCCATGACTGATATGGAGTTTCACAACTATTTAGACGGTGATGGACATCTCATCAGACCCCAGGAACTCCGACTGAGTATTTACCAAGGTGGTATTGAACCATCGCTGCGTAAAGTGGTCTGGCGGCATCTTCTGAATATTTTCCCTGATAACATGTCGGGGAAAGAGCGTTATGACTACCTGAAACGAAAGGAGCAGGAGTACTACAAGGTGCGAAAGCAATGGAAGGCACATTTAGAGACGGACACAGCCTCCGATGAAATCAAGAACATCATTTCAGTGGTCAAGAAGGATGTGCTAAGAACAGATCGGACTTATAAGTTTTATGCTGGGTCGGACGATAGTAACAATATCCTGTCTTTAATTCACATCTTAGTAACCTATGCAGTAACACATCCTGATATCTCCTACTGTCAGGGCATGAGTGATTTAGCTTCACCTTTACTAGTCGTTCAGAAAGACGAGTCTCATGCATATCTTTGCTTCTGTGGCTTGATGAAACATATGAAGATTAACTTTCATCCAAGTGGTCAAGCAATGAAGATCAAGCTACAGCATTTGTCACTGCTTCTCCAACTCTATGATCCTCTATTCTACACTTACCTCTGTGAAAGCAGCCCAAATCACCTTTTCTGCTTCCGATGGCTTCTTCTTGAACTGAAGCGTGAATTCCCCTTGGATGATGCTCTTTATATGCTGGAGGTGATGTGGAGTACGCTACCTCCAGACCCGCCTGCTGTTGAACTTGAACTCACTGATCCGCATTATTCTCCTAGTTTAATTTCTTCTTCACCTTCATCCCCAACACTAAATTTCCCTCAGAGTATGTATGCCAATTTCCTTGCACTCCGCTTAAAAGATGCTGCCAAAGCTCGAAACGTAGCACATTCAAATAGTTATGATTCCGACAAGACAACTGATGCGGAGTCAAATGTGAGACTGAACGGAGTGAAGAAATCTTCTAATTGCATCAACATCCAAATTAATCAGCATGATGTCTCACCTATGGAAGAAAGTTACTCCGGTGGAGATTTCCCAGCTATGGAGGATGCTACAGCCAAGATGATGCAGGCTCGTTCTTCAAGCATTGATAAGTCGTTGTGCagttctcctcctcctcagtcacatggtggtagtgatgatgtgtTTGCATTTGAAAGTTCTTCCTCATCAGGTAAAAGCAAGTTAAGTGTCGGAAGCATCAATCCATGTCACAAAACAGATTCGGGTGGGATAAAAGACAGCGGTTCTTTCGAAGACACTCAGTTTCATTTATCTCTTGAGAATGTAGAGAAATTTCAAACCACGGAACCATCCAGTTCATTTCATTCCCCAGTCTCTGAAGTACCAAAGACCAAAACAAAAGTAAAGCACAAACCGGCTCAGCTGTCTCTAAACGTAGCCAAGCCAATGGTCACTCCAACGTCTCCAAACTGTGATAAAAGTCACACCGAGGATGCTGACTATGTCGATGCCACTGACAGTGAGAACGGGACTCCAACATCATTTGGCCAACAATGCCCACAGTTTAGATCAACTGTTAAAACTCCATCTCCAGGTAACCAACCTCCCCTCCCCCTATCACTTCCACTAACACTCCCACCACCTCCACTgccgctaccaccatcacaaaTGAAAAAAGTGCACACTAACGACTCCATTCTATCTACTTCTTCTTCGTCTGTGGCATCATCTCAGATGGTTACGCCAAGCGAGTCACCTGCCAGTGGGGACACATCCCATCTTCCTACAGTCCCTTGTTCCTTGCAAGCATTGCAACATCCGGACATACCTCCACTTCCATTGCCGCCTTCCAATATTTCAACGtcgtcatcttcattgtcatctcCTCCTTACCCTCCCCCGGCAGACTCTGCCTCGACCCATTCCTCCTTTGATGCCAGCTCCCCATCCCAGCTCGCTGTAAATGGTTCCACTGGTGTGACCACCACCATTTCTAATCCTGCTTCTTCGCCAACTAACATTACCAACACCAATAccatcactactgctactactactactcctgtaAATGAAAATGCTACACTGGACCGGTCGCAGAAACTGCCTCCACCACAGGATTTTGGCGCCGGCAACCCATTTCTCATGTTCCTTTGCCTAACTATTCTCCTCCAACACCGTGATTTAATCATTAACAAGAAACTGGAATGTgaagagatagatatgtatttcCAGAGATTAACTCGCAAACAAAATGTTCACAAAGTTCTTCACCAAGCGAGGACTCTCTACACCGAATATCTTCGCAATCAGCAGAAGCTCGATGAAGAATTCAAATCCATTGAAGATAGTTTAAGTATCTGA